From the genome of Phytohabitans rumicis, one region includes:
- a CDS encoding helix-turn-helix domain-containing protein, whose amino-acid sequence MTEPAARIAANLRTLRENRGLSVVALAERSGVGRATLTNLEAGRGNPTIDTLYALADALGAALGDLIDERPRTPVEVIRAGHGTRVEGAVSARLLDRVRGHRLAELYEVDFATVARHADPHPPGVIESLLVTAGRLRTGPLSAPVELGPGDFIRFPGDVPHLYQAIGGPAHGVLVMSHP is encoded by the coding sequence ATGACCGAGCCCGCGGCCAGGATCGCCGCAAACCTGCGCACACTCCGCGAAAACCGCGGTCTGTCGGTCGTGGCCCTGGCCGAGCGCAGCGGCGTCGGCCGGGCCACGCTGACCAACCTGGAGGCGGGCCGCGGCAACCCGACGATCGACACGCTCTACGCGCTCGCGGACGCGCTCGGCGCCGCGCTCGGCGACCTCATCGACGAGCGGCCCCGGACCCCGGTCGAGGTCATCCGCGCCGGTCACGGCACGCGCGTGGAGGGCGCGGTGTCCGCGCGCCTGCTTGATCGGGTACGCGGGCACCGGCTCGCCGAGTTGTACGAGGTGGACTTCGCCACCGTGGCCCGGCACGCCGACCCGCATCCGCCCGGCGTGATCGAGTCGCTGCTCGTCACCGCCGGGCGACTGCGGACCGGGCCGCTCTCAGCGCCAGTGGAACTGGGACCGGGAGACTTCATCCGGTTTCCCGGCGACGTCCCCCACCTCTACCAGGCGATCGGCGGCCCGGCGCACGGCGTGCTGGTGATGAGTCATCCCTAG
- a CDS encoding pyridoxal phosphate-dependent aminotransferase, with the protein MATSGVRPARRMEAVRGFGIDKVAHSADRITGRWPVLRLENLDTDLPLPPEAVPVTAAALTTPPANSWLPFTGDEDLRAAIADVLADRAGHRYDPGDEVVVTSGGTEAALDCLLATIDPGDEVVLTDPTYAGLVNRVRLVGGVPRFVPYLVVDGEWRLDRDALAAAVGPKTRALLLMSPSMPSGAVLDHDDWRAVCDLCRDRDLILIYDSAMESLLFDGRELIHPVREPGMAERTLVIGSLSKEFRMIGWRVGWVAGPRSLVEHVGWAHVYNTTTPVGIARAAATAVLRGDHKHIATSAAELQRRRDTILSGLSGLPLVRPGGGWSLLLDTVALGVDPADASRALLREGAVAATPMTGWGDAVAARHVRFVFSAEPVDRLATLPERLAAAGLAPRNG; encoded by the coding sequence ATGGCTACTTCAGGAGTCAGGCCCGCCCGTCGGATGGAGGCCGTCCGCGGCTTCGGCATCGACAAGGTGGCCCACAGTGCCGACCGCATCACCGGGCGCTGGCCCGTGCTGCGGCTGGAAAACCTCGACACCGACCTGCCGCTGCCGCCCGAGGCCGTGCCGGTCACCGCGGCCGCGCTCACCACGCCGCCGGCCAACTCGTGGCTGCCGTTCACCGGCGACGAGGACCTGCGCGCCGCCATCGCCGACGTGCTCGCCGACCGCGCCGGCCACCGGTACGACCCCGGCGACGAGGTCGTGGTGACCAGCGGCGGCACCGAGGCGGCGCTGGACTGCCTGCTGGCCACCATCGACCCCGGCGACGAGGTGGTGCTGACCGACCCGACGTACGCCGGCCTGGTCAACCGGGTCCGGCTGGTCGGCGGCGTGCCGCGGTTCGTGCCCTACCTCGTCGTCGACGGCGAGTGGCGCCTCGACCGGGACGCGCTGGCCGCCGCCGTCGGCCCGAAGACTCGCGCGCTGCTGCTGATGAGCCCGTCCATGCCGTCCGGCGCCGTGCTCGACCACGACGACTGGCGCGCGGTGTGCGACCTGTGCCGCGACCGCGACCTGATCCTCATCTACGACAGCGCGATGGAGTCGCTGCTCTTCGACGGCCGCGAGCTGATCCACCCGGTGCGCGAGCCCGGGATGGCCGAGCGCACGCTGGTGATCGGCTCGCTGTCCAAGGAGTTCCGCATGATCGGGTGGCGGGTCGGCTGGGTCGCCGGCCCACGCTCCCTTGTGGAGCACGTCGGCTGGGCCCACGTCTACAACACCACCACGCCGGTCGGCATCGCTCGGGCCGCGGCCACCGCCGTACTGCGCGGCGACCACAAACACATAGCCACGAGCGCCGCCGAGCTACAGCGCCGCCGCGACACCATCCTGAGTGGACTGTCCGGCTTGCCTTTGGTACGCCCAGGGGGCGGCTGGTCGTTGCTGCTCGACACGGTCGCGCTCGGGGTGGATCCGGCCGACGCCTCGCGGGCGCTGCTGCGCGAGGGCGCGGTGGCGGCCACCCCGATGACCGGCTGGGGCGACGCGGTGGCCGCCCGGCACGTCCGCTTCGTCTTCAGCGCCGAGCCGGTCGACCGCCTCGCCACCTTGCCCGAGCGCCTGGCGGCCGCGGGCCTGGCTCCCCGCAACGGGTGA